In a single window of the Nicotiana tomentosiformis chromosome 8, ASM39032v3, whole genome shotgun sequence genome:
- the LOC104102295 gene encoding uncharacterized protein, which yields MHRQSLGSPGSKLLHPHGVIIVGGRDDSSAVVTAAADSQKIMLMKDQAASPSLLEDEQVRKSIKSLNKSLSRAEKYIHLIPLLTFLCFLILYLSSHNPSDKDLAQFHGIEGFAKPIESANIDDELQRVLEGDVLAIRSIRNLQEIIDRQDPKHRLHRKLVDF from the exons ATGCATAGACAATCTCTGGGCTCACCGGGATCCAAGTTACTCCACCCACATGGAGTCATCATCGTCGGCGGCAGGGACGACTCCTCCGCCGTCGTCACGGCGGCGGCGGACTCTCAGAAGATAATGTTGATGAAGGACCAAGCCGCCTCTCCTTCACTCTTAGAAGATGAACAAGTACGCAAGTCAATCAAGTCTCTTAATAAGTCATTGTCCAGAGCTGAGAAGTATATTCACCTCATTCCTCTTCTCACTTTCCTCTGCTTCCTCATCCTCTATCTCTCCTCGCATAATCCTTCTGATAAAG ATTTAGCTCAATTTCATGGAATTGAAGGCTTCGCCAAGCCTATAG AATCAGCAAATATTGATGACGAGTTGCAGAGAGTGTTAGAAGGCGATGTTTTAGCGATCCGAAGCATAAGGAACTTGCAAGAGATCATTGATAGACAGGATCCAAAACATCGGCTGCACCGGAAACTCGTCGATTTTTAA